One Sphingomonas limnosediminicola DNA segment encodes these proteins:
- a CDS encoding pyrophosphate--fructose-6-phosphate 1-phosphotransferase yields MSVTKVAMLTAGGLAPCLSSAVGGLIERYSEIAPDVQIIAYRNGYAGLLTGDSVEVTDAVRAVAGRLHAFGGSPIGNSRVKLTNVKDCVKRGLVKEGQDPLHVAAEQLSRDGVHVLHTIGGDDTNGTAADLAAYLRRNGYQLTVVGLPKTIDNDVVPIRQSLGAWTAAEQGAIYARNIIAEHSSNPRMLVVHEVMGRHSGWLTAATALAHHRWVKGANFAEWLENSAARWDAHAVFVPERPFDIAEEAKRLRTIMDTQDGVNLFISEGAGVSEIVAAMEAAGEDVPRDPFGHVQLDKVNPGQWFAKQFAAELGADKVLVQKSGYFARSAAPNDADLALIRECTTLAVDAALRGESGVVGQDEERGDELRVIEFERIAGGKPFDPTVSWFTDLLRELGQA; encoded by the coding sequence ATGTCAGTGACGAAAGTAGCCATGCTCACGGCGGGCGGTCTGGCGCCTTGCCTGTCTTCCGCCGTCGGCGGATTGATCGAACGGTACAGCGAGATCGCGCCGGACGTGCAGATCATCGCCTATCGCAACGGATATGCCGGCCTTCTGACCGGCGACAGCGTCGAGGTAACCGACGCTGTGCGAGCCGTGGCGGGTCGGCTTCACGCCTTCGGCGGGAGCCCGATCGGGAACAGCCGGGTCAAGCTGACGAACGTCAAGGACTGCGTGAAGCGCGGGTTGGTGAAGGAAGGCCAGGATCCGTTGCACGTGGCCGCCGAGCAGCTGAGCCGCGACGGCGTTCACGTTCTTCACACGATCGGCGGCGACGACACCAACGGCACGGCCGCCGACCTTGCCGCCTACCTGCGCCGCAACGGTTATCAGCTTACGGTCGTCGGACTGCCCAAGACGATCGACAATGATGTCGTTCCGATCCGTCAGTCACTCGGCGCGTGGACGGCCGCCGAGCAAGGCGCGATCTACGCGCGCAACATCATCGCCGAACATTCGTCTAACCCGCGCATGCTGGTCGTGCATGAGGTCATGGGACGTCACAGTGGCTGGCTCACCGCGGCCACCGCGCTTGCCCACCACCGGTGGGTCAAGGGCGCGAACTTTGCCGAATGGCTTGAGAACAGTGCCGCACGCTGGGATGCGCATGCGGTGTTCGTTCCCGAGCGGCCGTTCGACATCGCCGAGGAAGCGAAGCGGCTGCGCACGATCATGGACACGCAGGACGGCGTGAACCTGTTCATTTCGGAAGGCGCCGGCGTGAGTGAGATCGTCGCGGCGATGGAGGCTGCGGGCGAGGACGTGCCGCGTGACCCGTTCGGCCACGTCCAACTCGACAAGGTCAACCCTGGCCAATGGTTCGCCAAGCAATTCGCGGCCGAGCTCGGCGCCGACAAGGTGCTGGTCCAGAAGAGCGGATATTTCGCGCGGTCGGCGGCCCCCAACGACGCCGACCTGGCGCTGATCCGGGAATGCACCACGCTTGCGGTCGATGCGGCGCTGCGCGGTGAGTCCGGCGTGGTTGGTCAGGACGAGGAGCGCGGCGATGAGCTGCGCGTGATCGAGTTCGAGCGCATTGCCGGCGGTAAGCCGTTCGACCCAACCGTGAGCTGGTTTACCGACCTTCTGCGGGAGCTAGGCCAGGCCTGA
- a CDS encoding epoxide hydrolase, with translation MPGPCPSVVRRHLLSSAFVGALMLMLPATAADAAPGSPGGPSGETLSPAPAPSDASSAAGSRAIIGAAASFAPADDPSIRPFKYHASDAELADLKRRVRATRWPTRELVPDDTQGVQLATMQKLAAYWADQYDWRKVEARLNALPMFVTNIDGVDIHFIHVKSKLPNALPIIITHGWPGSIIEELKIIDPLTNPTAHGGKAEDAFDVVIPSLPGYGFSGKPTELGWEPVRIARAWAALMDRLGYKKFVASGGDWGDPVTEQLAVNHSDHVLGVHLNMPSAVPPEIFAAIQGGPTPANLSPDENYALDQLKFFFSKGLGYAQEMTLRPQTLYALEDSPIGLAAWILDHDKESYELIARVFDGTQEGLTRDDILDNITLYWLTGTAVSSARLYWENKLAFFKPQGIRIPVVISANPTELYQVPESWAKAAFPKLIYYKRHPKGGHFASWEQPQFWTEDVREGFRSLR, from the coding sequence ATGCCCGGGCCATGTCCGTCGGTCGTCCGTCGCCACCTTCTCTCCTCCGCTTTCGTCGGCGCATTGATGTTGATGCTTCCGGCGACCGCCGCTGACGCCGCGCCGGGTTCGCCGGGCGGGCCGAGCGGGGAAACCCTGAGCCCGGCGCCGGCACCAAGCGATGCCAGTTCAGCAGCGGGCTCGCGCGCCATCATCGGCGCAGCCGCGAGCTTCGCACCTGCGGACGATCCGTCGATCAGGCCGTTCAAATATCATGCCTCCGACGCGGAGCTCGCCGACCTGAAACGACGCGTACGCGCGACCCGATGGCCGACCCGGGAGCTGGTGCCGGACGACACGCAGGGCGTGCAGCTTGCGACCATGCAAAAGCTCGCAGCTTATTGGGCGGACCAATATGACTGGAGGAAGGTCGAAGCGCGGCTGAACGCGCTACCGATGTTCGTTACCAACATCGACGGCGTCGACATCCATTTCATCCACGTGAAGTCGAAGCTGCCAAATGCCCTTCCGATCATCATCACGCACGGATGGCCGGGGTCGATCATCGAAGAGCTCAAGATCATCGATCCGCTCACCAATCCCACCGCGCACGGCGGCAAAGCGGAAGATGCTTTCGACGTCGTGATCCCGTCGCTGCCCGGCTACGGCTTTTCCGGAAAGCCGACCGAGCTTGGTTGGGAGCCGGTGCGCATTGCGCGGGCATGGGCGGCGCTGATGGACCGCCTCGGCTACAAGAAGTTCGTCGCGTCCGGCGGCGATTGGGGAGACCCCGTCACCGAACAATTGGCGGTCAATCACTCCGATCACGTGCTCGGCGTCCATCTGAACATGCCTTCGGCGGTGCCGCCAGAAATCTTCGCGGCCATTCAGGGCGGCCCGACGCCGGCCAACTTGTCGCCCGACGAGAATTATGCACTCGACCAGCTGAAATTCTTCTTCAGCAAGGGCCTGGGATACGCGCAGGAAATGACCCTTCGGCCGCAGACGCTATACGCGCTGGAGGATTCGCCGATCGGACTGGCGGCCTGGATCCTCGACCATGACAAGGAAAGTTACGAGCTGATTGCGCGGGTGTTCGACGGCACGCAAGAAGGCCTGACCCGCGACGATATTCTCGACAATATCACGCTCTACTGGCTGACGGGAACGGCCGTGTCGTCCGCGCGGCTTTACTGGGAAAACAAGCTGGCATTCTTCAAGCCGCAAGGGATCAGGATCCCGGTCGTCATCAGCGCGAACCCGACGGAACTTTACCAGGTTCCGGAGAGCTGGGCCAAAGCCGCCTTCCCGAAGCTGATCTATTACAAGCGTCATCCGAAGGGCGGCCACTTCGCGTCATGGGAGCAACCGCAATTCTGGACGGAAGACGTTCGTGAAGGCTTCAGGTCGCTGCGTTGA